The following coding sequences lie in one Thermomicrobium sp. 4228-Ro genomic window:
- a CDS encoding glycosyltransferase, whose protein sequence is MLRRVHLAPVAPEAYQDTAPTEQIEECLSRARNLRGIRIAHINATPYGGGVSELLRSAVALERGLGLAVDWFVIAGNNRFFEVTKSLHNGLQGAPFLPSAEFEEIYELNSRANAATLPREYDVIVVHDPQPAALRQLASHVEARWIWRCHIDTSQPDPAAEAFLLRWLDGYDAYVFTMPEFVLPALQARKVVTFPPGIDPLSPKNLPLAAMLCRRIVTWHGVEAGRPLLVQVSRYDPWKDPFGVIRVFRRARERVPGLQLALIGSMALDDPEGWRLYEQVRAEAEQDPDILVGTNITGISFVEVNAFQHCAWVVIQKSIREGFGLVVSEALWKETPVVAGRSGGITLQMEDGIGGFLVPPEDDDAFVERVVQLLTDRELARALGQRGRQRVRERFLITRYVRDELRLMTEVLHGSAGTEE, encoded by the coding sequence ATGCTGCGCCGTGTCCACCTGGCCCCGGTTGCGCCGGAAGCGTATCAAGACACTGCGCCGACCGAGCAGATAGAAGAATGCCTTTCGCGTGCTCGGAATCTTCGAGGAATACGAATCGCCCATATCAATGCGACACCATATGGTGGTGGGGTATCGGAACTCTTACGCTCAGCCGTCGCTCTGGAACGAGGGCTCGGCTTGGCGGTGGACTGGTTCGTCATCGCGGGGAACAACCGCTTCTTCGAGGTGACGAAGAGTCTGCATAACGGGCTCCAGGGGGCTCCGTTCCTGCCGAGTGCCGAATTCGAGGAGATCTATGAACTCAACAGTCGTGCGAATGCCGCCACTCTTCCGCGCGAGTACGATGTCATCGTGGTGCACGACCCGCAACCGGCTGCCCTCCGACAGCTCGCCAGCCATGTGGAAGCGCGCTGGATTTGGCGTTGCCACATCGATACGTCTCAGCCGGATCCCGCTGCGGAAGCGTTTTTGCTTCGCTGGTTAGATGGCTACGATGCGTACGTGTTCACGATGCCGGAATTCGTCTTGCCCGCGTTACAGGCGCGGAAAGTTGTCACGTTTCCGCCCGGGATCGATCCCTTGAGCCCGAAAAACCTGCCACTCGCAGCCATGCTGTGCCGCCGTATCGTCACCTGGCATGGGGTGGAGGCGGGGCGCCCGCTGCTCGTGCAAGTTTCCCGTTATGATCCTTGGAAGGATCCATTCGGCGTGATTCGCGTCTTCCGGCGGGCGCGTGAACGAGTTCCTGGTTTGCAGCTCGCGCTCATCGGGTCGATGGCACTGGATGATCCAGAAGGCTGGCGACTGTATGAGCAGGTGCGCGCGGAAGCGGAACAGGATCCGGATATCCTGGTCGGGACGAACATAACTGGCATCAGTTTTGTCGAAGTGAACGCGTTCCAACATTGTGCGTGGGTGGTCATTCAGAAGTCGATTCGGGAAGGTTTCGGTCTGGTCGTGAGCGAGGCGTTGTGGAAGGAGACCCCGGTCGTAGCCGGGCGGAGCGGCGGAATTACGCTGCAAATGGAGGACGGTATCGGTGGCTTTCTCGTTCCTCCAGAGGATGACGATGCGTTCGTCGAACGCGTAGTCCAACTGCTGACCGATCGCGAGCTGGCACGCGCCCTCGGCCAGCGCGGACGTCAGCGGGTGCGCGAACGCTTTCTGATCACCCGTTACGTTCGGGACGAACTGCGGTTGATGACTGAGGTCCTGCATGGTTCTGCGGGGACGGAGGAGTGA
- a CDS encoding TraR/DksA C4-type zinc finger protein, producing the protein MGQVFDPAWLESIRQRLISRRTELERQREDLRRALAAEGRSQAEEGTVATHPADAATDVTMAEYDQTVLRTIEEELHEIALALRRLEQGTYGICVDCGRPIERERLEAVPWAARCLVDQERFERELERARRAT; encoded by the coding sequence ATGGGTCAGGTGTTCGATCCAGCATGGCTCGAGTCGATCCGCCAGCGGCTGATATCCCGGCGTACTGAGCTAGAACGGCAACGGGAGGACTTGCGTCGCGCGCTGGCTGCAGAAGGGCGCAGTCAGGCTGAAGAGGGCACAGTAGCGACGCACCCGGCCGACGCGGCGACCGACGTCACGATGGCCGAGTACGATCAAACAGTGCTCCGAACTATCGAAGAAGAGCTGCACGAAATCGCCCTCGCGCTCCGACGGTTGGAACAAGGTACCTATGGTATCTGCGTCGACTGCGGGCGTCCGATCGAGCGCGAGCGACTAGAAGCCGTACCCTGGGCTGCGCGCTGTCTCGTCGACCAGGAGCGCTTCGAGCGAGAACTCGAACGCGCGCGGCGCGCGACTTAA
- the rsfS gene encoding ribosome silencing factor yields the protein MTRVEQEVRLTPHEIARVAAESAADALASDIQVLDLTALTPFFDLFVVCTADNTRQLRALVSHITNALDDVGVNVHAVEGEAESGWVILDYGSVMIHLFTPEQRAYYRLEDHWAAAQRVLVIQ from the coding sequence ATGACGCGAGTAGAACAGGAAGTTCGCTTGACACCACACGAGATCGCTCGAGTCGCCGCCGAATCAGCGGCCGATGCTCTCGCAAGCGACATTCAGGTGCTCGACCTCACTGCGCTGACCCCGTTCTTCGATCTCTTCGTCGTCTGCACTGCCGACAACACCCGGCAGCTCCGTGCACTCGTGTCGCATATTACTAACGCACTCGACGACGTCGGGGTCAACGTCCACGCCGTCGAGGGCGAGGCGGAATCCGGGTGGGTGATCTTGGATTACGGCTCCGTCATGATTCACTTGTTCACGCCGGAGCAGCGAGCGTACTACCGGCTTGAAGACCACTGGGCAGCCGCCCAGCGCGTGCTCGTCATTCAGTGA
- a CDS encoding AAA family ATPase — MDSERSVTDDRSRRIVIPALSLVLLIGPSGAGKSTFAHAHFRPTEILSSDAFRAMIADDETDQSATREAFQILHQVAEARLRRGRLTVIDATNTRRESRLPLLELARRYHVPCVAIIFDYPKEVYIAHDRQRTGRHVGEAVIERQVRQLDESRAALREEPFQRRYWLKNPQEAARAVVVRRPLQCDRRWWRGPFDIVGDVHGCFDELVELLERLGYRVAEQRTRSGEVHYQLLHPEGRRLLFVGDLVDRGPKIVPVLRLVMAACGRGRAAVVLGNHDRKLLRYLEGHTVRIAHGFEVTVEQIETESHEFKQRVRNFLLRLPHHLVLDGGRLVVAHAGLPEEYHGRDSPVVRRIALFGVTSGEVDERGLPIRVNWAREYRGRAYVVYGHTPVTDAVWINRTINLDTGCVYGNRLTALRYPEMELVSVPAHHVYAVPPRRLLEPMELAEHPVLLPREELLALAERSLLQEQGDQQLVSTAPTIPESPGSQSD; from the coding sequence GTGGATTCGGAGCGAAGTGTAACGGACGACCGGAGCCGACGGATCGTTATTCCAGCTCTTTCGCTCGTTCTGCTGATCGGCCCTTCCGGTGCGGGAAAGTCGACGTTCGCTCACGCGCACTTCCGCCCCACCGAAATCCTCTCGTCCGATGCCTTCCGGGCGATGATCGCTGACGATGAAACGGACCAGTCAGCGACCCGGGAAGCGTTCCAGATCCTGCATCAAGTCGCGGAAGCTCGCTTGCGTCGCGGTCGGTTGACGGTCATCGATGCGACCAATACGCGCCGCGAGTCGCGTCTTCCATTGCTCGAGCTGGCCCGCCGGTATCACGTACCCTGTGTCGCGATCATCTTCGACTATCCGAAAGAGGTCTATATCGCTCACGACCGCCAACGGACCGGTCGGCATGTCGGTGAGGCCGTCATCGAACGACAAGTTCGACAACTGGACGAAAGTCGAGCGGCCTTACGAGAAGAGCCGTTCCAGCGCCGCTACTGGCTCAAAAATCCGCAGGAGGCGGCACGAGCAGTCGTTGTCCGCCGACCGCTGCAGTGTGACCGGCGATGGTGGCGTGGTCCGTTCGACATTGTCGGTGACGTTCATGGGTGCTTCGACGAACTGGTCGAGCTCTTGGAACGGCTCGGATATCGCGTCGCAGAGCAGCGGACACGTTCGGGGGAGGTCCACTATCAGTTGCTGCATCCGGAGGGGCGACGACTGCTCTTCGTCGGCGATCTGGTCGATCGCGGACCGAAGATCGTCCCGGTGTTGCGTCTGGTCATGGCTGCCTGCGGGCGTGGTCGGGCCGCTGTGGTTCTGGGTAATCATGACCGAAAGTTGCTGCGCTATCTCGAAGGGCACACGGTACGAATCGCACATGGTTTCGAGGTCACCGTGGAGCAAATCGAAACCGAGTCGCATGAGTTCAAGCAGCGCGTGCGCAACTTCCTCCTGCGTCTTCCGCATCACCTGGTTTTGGACGGGGGACGTCTCGTCGTTGCCCATGCGGGATTGCCGGAAGAGTACCATGGGCGGGATTCACCGGTTGTGCGTCGGATCGCGCTCTTCGGTGTTACCTCTGGTGAAGTCGACGAGCGCGGACTGCCGATCCGGGTAAACTGGGCGCGCGAGTATCGAGGGCGAGCGTACGTGGTCTACGGCCATACACCAGTAACCGATGCGGTGTGGATCAACCGAACCATCAATCTCGATACCGGGTGTGTGTACGGCAACCGCCTGACTGCCCTTCGGTATCCGGAAATGGAACTCGTCTCGGTGCCAGCGCACCATGTCTATGCGGTGCCACCGCGACGTTTGCTCGAGCCGATGGAACTCGCGGAACATCCGGTGCTCCTTCCTCGCGAAGAACTCCTGGCATTAGCTGAGCGCTCGCTGCTCCAGGAGCAGGGTGACCAACAGTTGGTCTCGACCGCACCGACGATCCCAGAGTCGCCCGGCTCGCAATCCGACTGA
- a CDS encoding TolB family protein → MAASPGGRILFVQDGDIAVWENGKIHRLLRLGNAAWPRWSPDGARIAFVRFGDAYSDLYVARSDGQGITQLTRNQPSFTPGSYQYVQNAVWALSPAWAPDGTTIVYVSDLNSLKNFLWLIPADGGTPQRIEASTRLGDNVDQPAFSPDGTRIVFVHRVTREDGLQRRTDLWIVDLRTGELTPLVEGGDGQYAPAWSPDGQWIAYVGRHGEANDLYVVPASGGQPVQLTSTGLVATPTWSPDGRFIAFLQVDGADFAVYAIEFSIGADGTPRTSEPKKLFAVNGIDAVSGLSWTR, encoded by the coding sequence TTGGCAGCCTCGCCAGGTGGCAGAATCCTGTTCGTTCAAGACGGTGACATCGCTGTTTGGGAGAACGGCAAAATCCACCGTTTGCTGCGGCTCGGTAATGCAGCGTGGCCCCGTTGGTCGCCGGACGGTGCACGCATCGCGTTCGTACGTTTCGGTGATGCGTATTCTGATCTGTACGTTGCCCGGAGCGATGGTCAGGGTATCACCCAGCTGACACGGAACCAGCCATCGTTCACTCCCGGATCCTACCAGTATGTCCAGAACGCAGTCTGGGCACTGAGCCCAGCCTGGGCTCCGGACGGCACGACCATCGTGTACGTTTCGGACCTCAATTCGCTCAAGAACTTCCTCTGGTTGATTCCGGCTGATGGCGGTACACCCCAACGCATCGAAGCATCGACACGCCTCGGCGACAATGTCGATCAGCCTGCCTTCTCGCCAGACGGCACGCGGATCGTTTTCGTGCACCGTGTCACGCGTGAGGATGGCCTACAACGGCGGACCGACCTGTGGATCGTCGACCTGCGTACAGGTGAACTGACGCCGCTCGTCGAAGGCGGTGACGGCCAATACGCGCCAGCGTGGTCACCCGATGGACAGTGGATCGCCTACGTCGGCCGGCACGGCGAGGCGAATGATTTGTATGTCGTTCCAGCGAGCGGCGGACAGCCGGTACAGCTCACCTCAACAGGTCTGGTTGCCACTCCCACATGGTCACCGGATGGCCGCTTCATCGCCTTCCTCCAGGTCGACGGAGCCGATTTCGCGGTGTACGCGATCGAGTTTTCCATCGGAGCGGACGGTACCCCACGCACGAGCGAGCCCAAGAAGCTCTTCGCTGTCAACGGTATCGATGCCGTGTCGGGTCTTTCCTGGACCCGGTGA